The genome window GAGACAACAGCCTGAAAATCCGCCATATGGTGTTTAACTTCCTGAGTGGAAATATATTGGGAGTTGGGACTCGCACCAAACTTATAGTTGGGGATGGGGAAAAGATCAGAATGTGGATTGATCCTTGGCTTGACTAGATTCATATGTCCCAGTTATTTCCTGCAGTGTATGTAAGGAAAGAGGCTTTCATTGCTGAAGATTTGAGACGGAATCCCTTTGATTGGGAGGTAGAAGAATGGGCACAATCATTGCACAAGTTGAGTGGAATCTATTACAGACAGGAGAACCTAATACAATAAACTGGATTGGAAGGAAATATGGTAAATACACTGTCCAGTCCTGTTATTACAGACTGAAGAACATTGATGATTTACAAAATGGGTGGCCACTGAAAGCTATATAGAAGACAAAGGTATCAACAAGGGCAGCAGTCATTGGATGGATAACAGTACACAATGCATGTGTTGGTGCATAAATCACTTTGAATCCACCAGTCTTCCTTTTTTTGCACTGTCCTTGCAGGAAATTTGGACAATGTTCGTTAATGTTTTTTGGGGTGCTATGGCTGCATCCTTTAACTCTAGCAGGGTCAGAAGATCAATAAACAACTGAAATACATCTGGAATAGAGTCCCTTTGTGTATGGCAAGAACGAAACAGAACGTGTTTTGAAGACAAGTCTACAGCAGTATGTTTTAAAAGTAGGATTCTAGAAATGTTATGTTCTTGATGTAATCTGCAGTTCCTTTTAGATGTAAATTCGTTTTGTTGACTCTTTGGATTCCCTACGAATTTGAGGAGACAAAAGTCTTTTTGCTGCACATATTGGCACCTTCTTGGTGCAATTAATGAAATTTCATTTACTTACAAAACAAATATCAGATATTATATTGCGGAATCTACTGATGGGTTTCAAGTATCTTACATAGAGTATCCCTTACTTAGAGCAGCCAAAACAACATCATGTTGGCCATCTTTTCACATGGATAGAAGAAACTAGTATCAGGACTATTTTTGATATTCCAAAAATAGAGTGGTCTACATAACACCATTACACTTGTTGCACTAGAATAAACTTTATAGGCAACCATGACAACTAAAAGGAATGAGGTTCATAAAAGAAGGCACGAAAAATACAAGCAGACTGGTAATACATTTTATCATTGTGCACGGACGAATTTACATCCATCACGAAGCAACTTACGAGTTCCATTTGGCTATGTTTGTCACCTCTTAGGGACCAAAAGGTTAATTCAAGATCCCAGAAATATGTGCTTACCTCAGAAAATAATGCTAATGCTTTTCTTGAGCTATTCATTGTTCCAATAGTTCCGCAGCTGTGACATATGCAGAAGTAGCTCATCCCTGCCCAAACCAGAGACGCTACTAGTCATTATCCATGCAGATGGATGCTGATAATTCTGCCTGATAAGCTCTTGGAAATCTCTAATATTCTCGTCGGGCCTTTTTGCCTTCCCTCCCTTCATTTTGTCACACTTCGTGAAAACAAAAGTTATTGGTATCTGTAAATGTGTTGCAAAAGTCACTTATCGTGGAAAACATGTTGTATGAAAGTCAACAATGGTAACATATGACTTATTTTATTAGTAATGGGAATAAATGATTTCAATTAGCCTCATGAAAAGAATGGAAATACAAACAAAAAGACTATGAAATTCAGTAAATCAGAAGCATACCTTATTGCGTCCGAGCCAATTAGCACAATCAAGGTCAATCTTCTGAGGGGGTACACTAGCATCAATTAGAAGCAGAACTGACACCAAGGTATCTCGATTTAGAAAGTAACCTTTTGTGAAGGAAGACCAATCCATTCTAGCAGCTTCAGAAGCATTAGCAAAACTGAAACAAGTAACAAGAAATAACTTAGAAGCAGACAAAACAGTCGATTTCCATACTAATGCAAAAGGTACAAAGAACTTAAGTGATGGAAAAACATAACTCAAAATGTTAGTTGACAAAGGAAATAAGAGAGAGTGCAAATTCAATACATAAAGGAGACCTTCTACGACTATGCTTGAGTCCAGAACGGGGAAGTTAAGGGAAAGTTAAAGGGGAGAAAATCAGATTCAATTACTTAGATGAATGATATACTTTGGCTGTTTCATAGGACCAGAAGTAGAAGTTGAAATAGCAGATAAGGAGATCCCTCCTCTTTTACATCCCCTCCAAACATGTTTATTTATCAAACATGGGAAATGATTACTTTTACTTCCCTTCGTCATTTATTCCCTACCAACCAAGAAAAATGACCTTACACTGTTACTTCCATTCCTCCAACATTTTCTCCTCTCCCCCCACCCCCAAACCAAAAACTCCTAAAGTAGGCATAGCTACGGTCAGGTTCTACAGACTTGTAATCCTTAAACAGTAGCAAGCCTATCAAGATCTATAAAAAGATTTGCTGAGACATAATAAGTAAATAAATGTGTGTTCTCTCTATCAACTgaagcttttagatgagatgatCACACACTTCAACATAATACCAGAGCAGGCAGAGATCATGGTTCGAGTCTCGCCACCATCCATTATCAAAAAGAATTTTCACGTGCTTCGCTCATCAAAAGGAATCAAGCCCGCACATGAGTGAGTgtgttgaagacataattaagtaaataaaagtgtgtTCTCTAACAgtttaagcttttagatgagatggtcacacaTTTCAACAAGAATAAAAGATGAACTAAATAAATCAATTATAACCTTCGTTACCATTTGGCAGGTAGGTTTGTAACTTAACAAAATCTTATTTCAGTTACtccaatacatcttcaagtaaATGTTACGACAGACTGTTCTATCAAGGCGTGAACAAGAACAGACACGTCTGATTGCTTGGTCTAGAATTTACAACACTTCCACTGAATTAGGTTGATGTCAGCTGAATTGATTTGTCTAGCCCTCAATATACTAACAGTAAACTGACTTTTGATATTTGGATCTTATCAAATATACTAATTTTCTCCCTGCGGCTCTGTCATAAACCATCTATTTCTGTTGTGTAGAGGCTATAGTAAATATGTTTGACAGTTTCCTCCTTCCTTTACATATCTAGAGTTGCCTCGGATAGCAGTTTATGCGTGGTTTCCTGCTCTTGAAAGTGTGAAAAGCTATCGGAAATGGAAAAAGCCATATCTCTCACAAGGGGTAAACTATGGAACATTATTTCTATGGCCAGGTTTATTGCTTCAGCAACTATGGCAACAAGGTATAGTTAATGGTTTAGCGGAGTAACATCACATGGTCAGAGAGAAGACTTTTCAGCTTCTTTAATGTATAACTTTAAAAAGATGTAATTGGGAATTCACACTTCTTCCAATTCTACCTCACGGGAAAAATAGGTACAACGGTTTAAGATGGAAAAATAAAGCAAATGAAGAATGATATTTCCAGATGAAGGTTGCAATCGTGATGCTTTTATTAGGAACGGCAGTAAAAGCCGTAACATTCAAACAAGAGGAGCATGTAAGCAATGTAAAAAGAAACAACATAGTGCTTCTTTGTACTGCAAATATATTGTTTATCTTGGATAAGGCTGCAATGTACTTTATAAGTGTCAGAGCAGACATATCTGAAAGCAAAGATATGAGATTCAATGTTTGGACTGACATGGGCTTAGTGAAGCAGCACCTGGACTAAAGAATTCAGTTAGCAACTAGGAAAGACTCCGTAAATAAGTTCCTGAGTGGCAATTAAGACATTTTCTTTGCATATCCCTTTTTCATGGGTATTTCGAGAATTCAATCACTTAAATTTTAACAGTCTATGTAGTTGTATTTCCAAGATGATTGGGATCAAGATGCTGTTTTTCCTCATTTGAAGCTTTTTACAAATGATGTAAATCATGTAGTTCAGCTAGTTTGGTTTTGAGGCATAGTACATTGCTTAATCGAACAAACCAGTAGCACTTTATCAAACCAAGTGAAGTCGTTCTTGCGTCCGaataaagcatcaaatagggtaaGCATTTACTCGAGACTACCGCTATAGCTTACAAATCCCCAACCTGCTTAACACTCTCTGAAATAACTTGATCCAACACATTTCATTGTAATGATAAAAAAAGCTTCACTTGTCATAGCATAATCAAGAAATTGCTTACCCATAACCAGGCAAATCCACAATGTACCAACTCTTGTTCACCAAGAAATGATTAATCAGCTGAGTCTTCCCTGTACATTTAAACATACTAAGATTAGAATCCACCTCTAATTAAAATATGTACCGAGTAAATACTCCACTTAATCCAATTTATGTGACCCTATTTCCTTTTTAGACTGTTTCAAAACGAACGTCCTTCTAcgtttgaaaaagaaaataacttgaacttctcattttacccttaataaaaATCTTTTATAGCACATGTTTAAGAGCATAAGTTTTACCAAACTTATAGTCACATGAACATTATAAACAACTATGCATCAGTCCCAAACCAAACCTGGGGTCGGCGATATGAATCCCCACTTCTTTGTTTAAGCTCAACTTATATCATCATCATGCCAAACTTGCATGTTCTTATGGGCAGCGCATCCATTTGCTCCAGAAGGATCGGCGGATCGAAACCTGCTCCTTACATTGACTCCGCCACTGTGGGCTTGCTTATGTTGTCGGTACCAAGCTCGCATAAAGGAGGCGGGTTGCAATAGGCTCACAGCCAGCGTGAAACTTGCCAATTCATAAAGAATCCTCATAATATAGTTACTATGACATATTTAAGACTACAAGTTTCATAATTCTTCAATACTATGTTCGGTCAAACtatgtcacataaattgaaacgaatgGATACTTAAATACAGCTAATGTAAACGGGCTGTAAATAAGAAGTACATTGCAAATATTCAAACCTGGTTTCTTAGAAGTAAGAGCAACCTCTTTCTTCTTACACAAAGCATTAATAAGcgatgattttccaacattggACCGACCCAACATAGCAAATTCGGGTTTCTCATCTTTTGGACAATCCTTAGGTTTAGTACTACTCTTCACAAACTCCACCTCTTTAATTTTAGAGTCCCCCGCATAGGGCCCCACAACGATATTGGATCCGGGTAAAATCATATCTTCGGTTATATCTTCGGGTTCAACTCCTGGAGCCATGAATAATACTTTCTTTGCTAATATTGAAGCTGCTGATTCTGAAGTTGTAGCTGAAGATTTAAAGGTTTTTGAAGTAAAGGCATGAATAGAGAAATGGGGAATTTTTGGGTATGAATATTGAGAAAAGGGGATTTTGGGAAGTGAATAAGGGAGATTGGTAGATTGAGGGAAAGTGGAGAAGAGATGGAAATTGAAGAGGCGAAACCTTGACACTACTTGCATTTTTTAGCTCAATTCAATGGCTGCACTGCACTGGTTCCACACTACTTATCGTTCTCAAGATAAATTTATACTTTACTTTCTTGGCCAAAAAAGAATGAGGGGCTTAGATTATAAGGTCAAATCATTTAACTTTCGGTTTTTAATTTAAAGTGTATATAGTTAGATTAAATAGAAAATTATAATTAGTCATAATTTGCTACACTTTAtaacaaaaatatttgaaagtgGAATAAAAAATcgtaataaatatttttcaaaaaatattttctctccCATAGTGTTTTCTTAGAatactatatattttttaaaggccaaatacatagaAAGACAATTAAACTTGGcccaattttttattttggcactctAACTCAATtttattccattttggccctccaACCCCATTTCTTATGTTTCACTTTAACACAAAAGCTGACTAGATTCAAAGTGTGAGTTGTCTCACCCTGTAGGTGCGTGAGGGAGATTTTTTTGGGCAAATTTTCTTCTTCTAATAACATAAAGGCCAAATACATATACAGCCCATTGAACTTGGCTCTATTTTTCATTTTGACACTCTATCTCAACTTTGTTCCATTTTGGCCCTCCAActctatttcttatgtttcattttaacACGAAAGCTGACTAGTCACAAAGTGTGAATTGCCTCACATGGTAGGCGCGTGAGGCAGATTGTTTATGGCAAAATTCCTTCTCCAACAGTAATAAAATAACTGTTGGCCCCATTTTTAATCCCCTAACTTCCTTCCCCCATATTTCATCTTCATTATTTCCTTCCCCATTTACTGTTTATATGAAAACTGACCGATATCAGTaggttttttaaaaaataaattttgcgggacacTAAAATAGTTTcctgcatttttgcgccaaaaaaaTGACCGAAGTTgatcggtttcgtaaaaaaatattaaaaaataaaatattttgaaataaattttatatttcgtGAAACGTGTGTGCATGCATATGCTGAAATACCCACAAATTTTATAAACCTCCGAATCGCTAAACTTTCGAAACCGCGAACTTTCGAACCCgtaaactttataatttctaaacccgtaaacttccaaacacataaagcTTTGAACTCATAATTTTGGAACTTATAAAATTTCGAACCTGTAAATCGAAAGATaaaaaaactaaaactgaaaatataaaataaaataaaaataaaaaaaattcccgGGGgatgaaaaaactgaaaaaagatGAACAACATTTAATTGGATATTTATCACGCACTATATTTTTTTGCACTGGTTTCAGCTTTTGTgttaaaatgaaacataagaagtagagttggagggccaaaatggaacaagcttgagatagagtgccaaaataaaaaatgggaccaAGTTGAATGGGCTATATATGTATTTGGCCAAGCAAGTATGTATACGCGCTGTATTTTTACGTCGGATAAAAGTTTTTGTgttaaaatgaaacataagaaatagagTTAGAGTGCCAAAAAGGAACAAGATTGAGATagagtgccaaaataaaaaatgaagccAAGTTCAATGGGTTCTCTATGTATTTGaccttttttaaaatatatttttgctAACTAATCAAATACCACAAAATAAGCAAGAAAATTGCGATTGTTCTGGCTGTCTACATTTGCTCAATAATCTCAGCCTAGTTGTTTATATTCGCTTATTGTGATTATGCAATATAAAGAGAGTGAAAAAGAAACAACAAAATATTGTATAAGATGTCCAAAATATGTCAAGGAGAAATTTGTAACTTAGTTTCTAACTATAGCTCCTCGTGCTAAATTTATAGAACAAACTGAACAACGTATACAAAAATTTATGAACAAACTTAACAGAGTTAAAGTTGctaatacatatttttattttttgaaggcAATGACCCGTTTgtccataaaaataaaaataaaaattaaaaaatcaaatttttctttttaaaagtgtgtttgtccataaaatttgcaagtttttgaaaaaaaatcgaaatgaatttttcaaaaaccaaaaagtGATTTTgaccactttttcaaaattttcaaaaaaaaaaaaaaaattccacttACAAAACTGCAACATTTTTTCAAatgaaatgcatgtccaaatataatttcaaattccaaatacCATTTTCAACTTAACTATATATATTAcctttttcaaaaattataatttttatgtccaaatgccTACTTAGGTCAAAAGGTATTTAGTGCAATCAGAGTACTTAAAcaataatgtaacgacccaaccggtcgttttgagctctagcgcgtcgttcagcagtttgaggccatgagtaacttcacttcaggtatcatgacttgtacgcgtagtcggaacTGAGATTCAGGAAGCTTAGAGTTTCACTTTCTTAGTCTGTAAGTTGTATCCGATATGCACAAAATTTGATGTTCTATTTGTTATAGACTTATAGGAGTTCCGACCTTAATTCTATTTTCATTCGATTTTCTATAGATGGCAGAAGTTGAAAGTAGAGTAAGTGAGGTGGGTTCATCTGAAAGTGAACCTACTTCTTCACCTACAAATTCAGTTGAAACTAGTCAAGgcccaaaaaaaaaattcatacaatGTAGATCAACTGTTTGGGATCATTTTGAAAAGCTTAAAGATGATAATGGAGGTGATAGAGAAAAGTGTAAACATTGTGGTCGTGATTATAAGGTTGATTCACGATTGAATGGAACAACATCATTGAATACTCATTTAAATAAGTGCCCAAAAATACCACGGAAAGTTGATAATACTCAAACACAAATGTGTTTACAAAAGGATGGGAAAATTAATGGTGGGGTGCTTTGGAAATTTGAACAAGAACTAGTTAGGAGTGCTTTAGTTGAGATGGTAATTACGGAGGAATTAACCTTTAGCTTTGTTGAAAAAAAAGGCTTTAAGAAGTTTATGAGCATAGCCCAACCTCTATTTAATGTTCCTTCTCGTAGGATAATTACAAGGGATTGTTTTCAAGTTTACAATGAAGAAAGGCTTAAACTAATAAAAAAATTCAGAGAAGTAAAACCAAAAGTTTGCCTTACTACAGACACATGGACTTCGTTACAAAGAATTAACTATATATGTTTGACGGGTTATTTTATTGATAGAGATTGGGTgttgcataaaagaatactaaATTTTTGCCCTATCTCTAGTCATAAGGGTgacgaaatggcaaaagttattGGTAATTGTTTGCTTGAATGAAAATTGGATAAGGTATTCACTGTTACTGTTGATAATGCTTCTTCGAATGATGTCACGGTCAAAGAATTTTCTAAACAACTAGATATATGGAAAACTAATTCGATGAGTGGTAAGCATCTTCATGTGAGATGCATGGATCACATACTTAATCTAATTGTGCAAGATGGTTTGAAGGAAATTGATGTTTCTATAAAACGTGTTAGACAAGCTGTGAGGTATATGAGATCATCTCCGCAAAGGACCTTAAAGTTTAGGGAATGTTGTGCACATCAAGAGGTATAATGTAGCaaaacattgtgtttggatgttccTACAAGGTGAAATTCCACCTACTTGATGTTGGAAACGGCGCAAAACTTTGAGAAGGTCTTTGACAAGCTTCATCTTTTTTATGATGGATTTTCTACTCATCTTTGTACGCATATTTGTGAAGATGGGAATGTTGCAGGTCCATTTGTATGTGATGATTGGGTGAATGAGAGAAACGTGATAAAGTTTCTTGAAAGATTTCACGAGCTCACAGAAAAAGTTCCAGGTTCACGTTATGTCACTTCTAATTATCATTTTGAGGATATATATGAGCTTGATAGTCATTTCAAAGCTTGTTTAGCTAGTGATGATACTAATTTGAGTAAGATGGCAGGGAAGATGAAagaaaagttttaaaaatattgggGTGAACAAAGCAATTGTTGAAAAGGCAAAAGGAAGACTCCGGAAGTATAGGTGCTAAATCTGAGTTGGAAAGATATATTGGTGAAGGACAAGAGCCATTGTCTGATGATTTTAAAATCTTAGATTGGTGGAAAATTAATGCGCCTCGATTTCGTATTCTATCTGAGCTAGCTCGTGATGTATTAGCTATTCCAATTTCAAGTGTTGCATCGGAATGTGCATTTAGCATCGGTGACCGcattcttgattcatttaggagttctTTGACTCCTCGGTTGGTACAAAGCCTTGTTTGTGTTCAAGATTGGTTTAGATGTGAGGATACTCCTATTAATATTGAAGAAGATTTGGAGTTTCTTGAGCAAATTGAACTTGGTAAGATTTTGCGTTATATGAGTGTTTTAGCAAAAATTAGTTTACTTTGTAAGTTTAAATGACACTCTTTATCAAATTATATTTAGATATGGCAACGAGCGAAAGAGAAACTTGTATTGTTGAAAGAGATACTAGCATTGTTGATGCATAGTTTGAACAAATGGTAAGTTTAAATATTTGCTTGTTTTGTGATATTCTTttgttatttataattaaaaatattttattaacttgtgatctttttttttttggtaggtTCAACTATGCCTCGTGGTCTTAAAGCTAGATCGCCTATTTGGGAATATTTTGAGCTAGTTGAAGTAAATGAAGAAGCCCGCAAAGCAAAGTGTCTTCATTGTGGTCGAGTTTATAATTGTCATTCAAAGTATTATAGCACTTATGGCTTGGTGAAGCATATTAAGAAGTGTCTCATGCCTCATCCAGTGATTCGTATTTAAGACTTTAAGTATTATTTTCTAGACTTACTTTGTAGCTTGTGGGTTGTGACTAGTTTGCCATTGTTTTGTTGTTTGGTGATGGTATTTCTAGACTTGTTTTGGACTTTGGTAGCTTCTAGATTTGCCACTATGTTAAACTGTTTTGGACTAGTTTGCCACTGCTGAACTGTGCGGTATTTTGCTACTTAGGTGTTCTGTTTGCACTGAAGGCCTCCTTGTTCTCTGTGTGCTTATTCTCTATAGTCTATTCTTGGTTTCATTTATAGTGTAGTTTTAAATTAGAGTGTTATTGTCAGCAAAAATTGTGTTAGATTGTCATCTGCTGTTGTCTTTCTCTATTGTTGGGCTGGACGAACAACAACTAAATGACAATTTGCTGGGCTgtctttctcaaaagtcaaaatgACAATTTGCTGAGCTTGGACGAACAACAAATAAATTCCAGCCTTGTTTATTAATGTTCCTACAAATCATAAATTCTTGTTGTTCCTACAAccgtttaaaaccaaaaaaataaatcggaaataaccgaaccgaactttaaaaaaaatgcaccgaaccgtaaatactttggtttgatttggttattaatattacaaaaccgaaaatcgataaaccgaaccgtactttcataataaccgaccgaaccgaccgacgcccactcctaagccgattctgatcacaccgtactaggctaataacctttcaagggtccataataacccctttttcccataacacacaggaacatccatcataaccggaacaaactttcacAATCCACCACCAAATAAATCGAGCGCCCTCCAAGCACAAATTCCCAaattagcgatattaccacaatcttcatacttggtttcaattcttcaatcaatcaagtgactacacgtcacacttatacaatcttcccatgggatacgctcccatgaccttccgcaccaggtaacaagtctataCATTCGTACCATCGGCCGCACTAATACTGTAAAGcgaatcaagaatccgcaaattaATACATAAAGCCTCTTACACAAGACACCGATCTTAGGTGACGCTGAAGACAATGCCAGCCTACTCTAAATATCTAAAttcttttcctgctcatccgagctcgtgacatccttgtcaacaccgaaccacaaccttgatcctcaacttccaattcccatgttgCTCCCTGCACCTAATCATGccaatacgcaagagtacaagaatttcatcataactcatgAACCTCTAATAGatt of Nicotiana tomentosiformis chromosome 7, ASM39032v3, whole genome shotgun sequence contains these proteins:
- the LOC104095720 gene encoding GTP-binding protein At2g22870, with product MQVVSRFRLFNFHLFSTFPQSTNLPYSLPKIPFSQYSYPKIPHFSIHAFTSKTFKSSATTSESAASILAKKVLFMAPGVEPEDITEDMILPGSNIVVGPYAGDSKIKEVEFVKSSTKPKDCPKDEKPEFAMLGRSNVGKSSLINALCKKKEVALTSKKPGKTQLINHFLVNKSWYIVDLPGYGFANASEAARMDWSSFTKGYFLNRDTLVSVLLLIDASVPPQKIDLDCANWLGRNKIPITFVFTKCDKMKGGKAKRPDENIRDFQELIRQNYQHPSAWIMTSSVSGLGRDELLLHMSQLRNYWNNE